The following are encoded together in the Bombus pascuorum chromosome 10, iyBomPasc1.1, whole genome shotgun sequence genome:
- the LOC132911275 gene encoding peroxisomal membrane protein PEX14 has protein sequence MAMANQDANNNNLALRENLVKTAVEFLQNPKVQNSPIGRKEEFLQRKGLTEEEIKRAFKLASIDITIDQNVVHNSNDYTVVPIPPRQMYPYFQTYPYQITLFQRIKEFFNATALIGATIYCIYWFYKKFIEPFLFGRKKKDSIKDSVTELDKTIQNSMKEVKESISKVEGDVQKLTQNQFMDPMVPQLVQELKQDLASLKSLLLSRKQFPSAPASVPSISIPTWQLDAAGTSQEKSTEREDDAGSGSSANNSDSSLEMIREDPPKV, from the exons ATGGCTATGGCTAACCAAGatgcaaataataataacctTGCTTTGAGGGAAAATTTA GTAAAAACAGcagtagaatttttacaaaatcctAAAGTACAAAATAGTCCTATTGGACGTAAAGAAGAATTTCTTCAAAGAAAGGGTCTAACAgaggaagaaattaaaagagcATTTAAATTAGCTTCTATTGACATAACGATTGATCAAAATGTTGTTCATAATTCAAATGATTATACAGTGGTCCCTATTCCACCGAGACAAATGTATCCATATTTTCAAACATACCCATACCAAATAACTTTGTTCcaaagaattaaagaattcTTCAATGCTACAGCTTTAATTGGAGCTACTATATATTGCATTTATTGGTTTTACAAG aaatttattgaaCCATTTCTATTTGGCCGGAAAAAGAAGGATAGCATAAAGGATTCAGTTACTGAGTTAGACAAGACTATTCAAAATTCCATGAAAGAAGTAAAAGAATCTATTTCTAAAGTTGAGGGAGATGTTCAAAAGTTGACGCAGAATCAATTTATGGACCCAATGGTACCTCAATTGGTACAAGAATTGAAACAAGATTTAGCTAGTCTCAAATCTTTACTTTTATCAag aAAACAATTTCCAAGTGCGCCAGCATCAGTACCATCTATATCTATACCAACATGGCAATTAGATGCTGCAGGTACAAGTCAGGAAAAATCAACTGAACGAGAAGATGATGCTGGAAGTGGAAGTAGCGCTAATAATTCAGATAGTTCTCTGGAAATGATTCGCGAAGATCCGCCTAAGGTGTAA